The following coding sequences lie in one Moritella viscosa genomic window:
- a CDS encoding membrane protein, whose protein sequence is MENDLSRLPATNLADTENRTQYSNDAPIVNAYFTESETIEIKKLARKHRVALNIYLFWALNRAVAEQLLASQQDYYWLYPVNLRGALPNTPETGNCSSGINVLLNNTIAARDIQRQVKQQIKAKSHWQLWWQAHIGKIIGENGVRRIYQYVSERQFYAGSFSFLGSWPLKDDNNPPINQDELWVCCGIGTKNYPVSTGILLWREQLSLGLKLHPYVANNIQTTQATMQCWKQYLLQGDLLTPKETAATMIAEAGKIDANNSTDEKSDKASIARLKNAKKTGKLKQALLPKMQQTQIWLAPYWQQGKALFSRHKKVSIPLSIIVLTFICMALLSAIRPQSQISPEINRFPSVRYMNVAFDDAVIPIFSRGIVTAKTQINLNSEVTARVKSVADNFTAGGYFNAGDVLLSMDDEAYKLEVIKKQQAVDGALLHLAESKAKAHVARRGVSSKATSFARHIPQINDAKSRVKAAEADLRLANLKLDHTVIKAPFSGRVKAVSVGRGQLVNSGEVIGEIFSLDKMHVRLPIADKYLTLMDLPQQINAFVYDSNTLVSVVSPRVTLSVSVNNKRYQWQGTITGTEGGLAENRLQYVVAEVLNDPEQPLYLQPGRFVKAEISGREFENIVIIPRLALRNDNKVWLLDEQQRLQIVKVGVLHQGKHQVYINVGLDKGDKLILTPLDVAVNGMKLNVIRLDTGLQNVIVQHEVRS, encoded by the coding sequence TTGGAAAACGACTTATCCAGATTACCTGCAACAAATTTAGCTGATACTGAAAACCGTACTCAATACAGTAATGATGCGCCTATCGTTAATGCTTATTTTACTGAATCCGAAACGATTGAAATTAAGAAGCTAGCAAGGAAGCATCGAGTTGCACTGAATATTTATCTATTCTGGGCGTTAAACAGAGCTGTTGCAGAGCAACTGCTTGCCTCTCAGCAAGATTATTATTGGTTATATCCCGTTAATCTACGTGGCGCATTACCCAATACACCTGAAACGGGAAACTGCTCTTCTGGGATTAATGTATTGCTAAATAACACCATTGCGGCTCGTGATATTCAGCGGCAAGTGAAGCAACAAATCAAAGCGAAAAGTCATTGGCAACTTTGGTGGCAAGCACATATTGGTAAAATAATTGGTGAGAATGGTGTACGCCGTATTTATCAATATGTCAGTGAGCGCCAATTCTATGCGGGTTCGTTCAGTTTTTTAGGTAGTTGGCCACTTAAAGACGATAATAATCCACCCATTAATCAAGATGAACTGTGGGTTTGCTGTGGTATCGGCACCAAAAATTACCCTGTATCCACAGGTATTTTATTGTGGCGTGAGCAGTTGTCGTTAGGACTTAAATTACACCCTTATGTTGCAAACAATATTCAAACAACGCAAGCGACGATGCAGTGTTGGAAACAATATTTGTTACAAGGTGACTTATTGACGCCGAAAGAAACGGCTGCAACGATGATTGCCGAAGCTGGTAAAATAGACGCGAACAATAGCACTGATGAAAAGAGTGATAAAGCATCGATAGCAAGGTTAAAAAACGCAAAAAAAACGGGCAAATTAAAACAAGCACTGTTACCTAAAATGCAGCAAACTCAAATATGGTTAGCGCCATATTGGCAGCAGGGAAAGGCGCTATTTTCCCGCCATAAAAAAGTATCCATCCCACTTTCTATTATTGTGCTTACTTTTATCTGTATGGCTTTGCTATCAGCCATTCGGCCACAAAGCCAAATCAGTCCTGAGATTAATCGTTTTCCTTCTGTGCGTTATATGAATGTGGCGTTTGATGATGCCGTTATTCCTATTTTTAGCCGCGGGATAGTGACTGCAAAAACACAAATAAACCTTAATTCTGAAGTGACTGCAAGAGTTAAATCTGTTGCAGATAATTTCACCGCAGGTGGCTATTTTAATGCCGGAGATGTACTACTATCCATGGATGATGAAGCCTATAAACTCGAAGTCATTAAAAAGCAGCAAGCTGTTGATGGTGCATTATTACACTTAGCTGAAAGTAAAGCTAAAGCGCATGTTGCACGACGAGGCGTGTCGAGTAAAGCGACCAGTTTCGCCCGTCACATACCTCAAATTAATGATGCAAAAAGTCGGGTTAAAGCGGCAGAAGCTGATTTACGTTTAGCTAATTTAAAGCTAGATCATACCGTGATTAAAGCCCCATTTTCTGGTCGAGTTAAAGCGGTGAGTGTTGGGCGCGGTCAGTTAGTCAATTCGGGCGAAGTAATCGGTGAAATCTTCTCGTTAGATAAAATGCATGTGCGTTTGCCTATCGCCGACAAGTACTTAACGCTGATGGATTTACCACAGCAAATAAATGCGTTTGTTTATGATTCAAATACGCTTGTATCCGTTGTAAGTCCAAGAGTGACACTTTCTGTTAGCGTCAATAATAAACGTTATCAATGGCAAGGAACAATCACGGGAACTGAGGGGGGACTTGCTGAGAACCGATTGCAGTATGTGGTTGCAGAAGTGCTTAACGATCCTGAGCAACCGTTATATTTACAACCAGGCCGTTTTGTTAAAGCTGAAATCTCAGGACGTGAATTTGAGAACATAGTGATCATCCCTCGCTTGGCATTACGTAACGATAATAAAGTGTGGTTGTTAGATGAACAGCAACGCTTGCAGATTGTGAAGGTCGGTGTATTACATCAAGGTAAACACCAAGTTTATATCAATGTCGGTCTAGATAAGGGCGATAAGCTGATATTAACGCCACTTGATGTTGCGGTTAATGGTATGAAGTTAAACGTGATCCGCTTAGATACAGGGTTACAAAATGTGATTGTGCAGCATGAGGTACGCTCATGA
- a CDS encoding membrane protein, with translation MLVETLLPFMAIIAVATYVQSIAGFALGMIVMGTVTTFNLVPIAFTSVVISSVTLMNSIFILKGCFGQLNKRIVIITVTGMLPGMFIGLTLLEYLSSSFNEILQTILGVAIIGAGISMILKSPHKDRKHSKEPAFFCAGTASGILNGMFSMGGPPLVYIFYRQPFPLNLIRLYLLSIFFVSSISRLTMVGIRGELTSDMLLFSAVCIPIVLGVSWFAKHYPPPISLDTMRKIAFCMLMVIGSSLLFR, from the coding sequence ATGCTCGTTGAAACTTTATTGCCTTTCATGGCGATTATTGCTGTGGCTACCTACGTACAGAGTATCGCAGGTTTTGCCTTAGGTATGATCGTAATGGGGACAGTTACAACTTTTAACCTAGTACCTATCGCTTTTACATCCGTTGTAATTAGTAGCGTTACACTGATGAATAGTATATTCATACTTAAAGGCTGTTTCGGGCAATTAAATAAGCGAATAGTCATCATAACTGTAACTGGCATGCTACCGGGCATGTTTATAGGCTTAACATTACTGGAATACCTCAGCAGCTCTTTTAATGAGATATTACAAACTATACTGGGCGTTGCAATTATCGGTGCAGGGATCAGTATGATCTTAAAGTCACCACATAAAGACCGTAAGCATTCTAAAGAACCCGCGTTTTTCTGTGCAGGTACTGCATCGGGTATCTTAAATGGGATGTTTAGTATGGGGGGGCCACCACTCGTCTATATTTTCTATCGTCAGCCTTTTCCCCTTAACCTCATTCGTTTATACCTGCTAAGTATATTTTTTGTTAGCTCAATTAGCCGTCTCACTATGGTTGGAATACGCGGTGAATTAACATCGGACATGCTACTCTTTTCCGCTGTATGTATTCCTATCGTACTTGGCGTTAGTTGGTTTGCCAAACATTACCCACCACCGATCAGTTTAGACACTATGCGTAAAATAGCTTTTTGTATGTTAATGGTTATCGGCTCTAGTTTATTATTTAGATAG
- a CDS encoding putative membrane associated signaling protein, GGDEF family protein, whose product MKRVKIFILTFVVLMFAVSSVISTQRNTQVTDILTHSMKTVGWTASELELEMLKFIQALRRTALNDMGAEDLQLRFELLWSRIGVLSVGEETREFRSQPGAIELLRNIKQRLVEIESEVLNLKMGEQNAIRIAQELKPLQTQVREFNIRSFSGDRAWAGLKHVYSLQNDANIFLFGLLLSGSILIFLVIRESAVNRKQALHDSLTGLANRHFFQYALEKTITNSQRNNSRAAVHMIDMNGFKEVNDRLGHAVGDALLQEVASRLAQSVCSSDVVARLGGDEFGIIQKHITNSDECVQLAQHIHKQINCEINVHGYRIYPNVSIGISVFPDDAEYPDKLLNNADTAMYFSKKDADVCYRLFEQQMNDSVLRYSILAESLQAALRYDQVQLVYQPIVCLKTKKIMLVEALLRWRHEQYGHIPPLEIVSIAEESGLAEKLNEWVLRKACSQNMVWREAGLPLIQVSVNISPAMYTRYDLVAIVSRTLSVTGLPADQLVIEVTEDTTMQDIESSPDILQKLRRLGVELALDDFGTGYSSLCLLKKMPFQKLKIDKVFIQELSHLPKDISFIRTIINLAHGLGMQVVAEGVETTENHEELYLEGCEYGQGYLFYKPVPSNEIACILQDNFSSIYSS is encoded by the coding sequence ATGAAAAGAGTCAAAATTTTCATTCTCACTTTTGTCGTACTTATGTTTGCTGTCAGCTCAGTTATTAGCACTCAACGTAATACCCAAGTTACGGATATTCTGACTCACTCGATGAAAACAGTCGGCTGGACGGCTTCTGAATTGGAGCTAGAAATGCTCAAATTCATTCAAGCATTAAGGAGGACAGCCCTAAATGATATGGGAGCAGAAGATTTACAGCTACGTTTTGAACTGCTTTGGAGTCGGATTGGGGTGTTATCGGTAGGAGAGGAAACCCGCGAATTTCGCAGCCAGCCTGGCGCAATTGAGTTATTGCGGAATATCAAACAGCGCTTGGTTGAAATTGAATCAGAGGTGCTGAATCTCAAAATGGGTGAGCAAAATGCGATAAGAATAGCGCAGGAGCTTAAGCCCTTACAAACGCAGGTGAGGGAGTTTAACATAAGGAGTTTCTCTGGGGATAGAGCTTGGGCTGGCCTGAAACATGTTTACAGTCTTCAGAATGACGCTAACATTTTTTTGTTCGGTCTATTGCTTAGTGGCAGTATTTTAATTTTTCTAGTCATTCGTGAGAGCGCTGTTAATCGTAAACAAGCATTACATGACAGCTTGACTGGCTTAGCAAATCGCCACTTCTTTCAATATGCTTTGGAAAAAACTATTACAAATTCTCAGCGTAATAATTCCCGTGCGGCTGTCCATATGATCGATATGAATGGATTCAAGGAGGTAAATGATCGACTCGGACATGCAGTTGGAGATGCGCTGCTTCAGGAGGTCGCATCACGTTTAGCGCAGAGTGTTTGTTCGTCAGATGTTGTCGCGCGTTTGGGAGGGGATGAATTTGGCATCATTCAGAAACACATCACAAATTCAGATGAATGTGTCCAGTTAGCACAGCATATTCATAAACAGATTAATTGTGAGATAAATGTGCACGGTTACAGGATATATCCAAATGTAAGTATAGGAATTAGTGTTTTTCCTGATGATGCTGAGTATCCTGATAAGCTATTAAATAATGCTGATACGGCTATGTACTTTTCCAAAAAAGATGCGGATGTGTGCTATCGATTGTTTGAGCAACAAATGAATGATAGTGTTTTACGTTATAGCATATTAGCAGAAAGTTTACAGGCAGCATTACGCTACGATCAGGTCCAGTTGGTTTACCAACCTATCGTTTGCCTCAAGACGAAAAAAATAATGTTGGTTGAAGCTTTATTGAGATGGCGTCATGAGCAATATGGTCACATCCCACCGCTTGAGATCGTTTCTATCGCAGAAGAATCTGGCTTAGCAGAGAAGCTAAATGAGTGGGTATTACGAAAAGCATGTTCACAAAATATGGTATGGAGGGAAGCTGGTCTACCATTGATTCAAGTTTCTGTTAATATTTCTCCAGCTATGTATACGCGGTATGATCTTGTGGCTATAGTCAGTCGTACGCTATCCGTTACAGGCTTACCAGCAGACCAGTTAGTTATCGAAGTTACTGAAGATACAACTATGCAAGATATTGAGAGCTCACCTGACATTCTACAAAAGTTACGTCGTTTGGGAGTCGAGCTGGCACTGGATGATTTTGGGACTGGTTATTCTTCGCTCTGTCTCCTCAAAAAGATGCCATTTCAGAAACTAAAAATTGATAAAGTCTTTATTCAAGAACTAAGTCATTTACCTAAGGATATTAGTTTTATTCGAACCATTATCAACCTAGCCCATGGACTCGGTATGCAGGTGGTGGCTGAAGGGGTTGAAACCACTGAAAATCACGAGGAACTTTATCTAGAAGGCTGCGAATATGGCCAAGGCTACCTGTTCTACAAGCCTGTCCCGAGTAATGAAATTGCATGCATTTTACAAGACAATTTTAGTTCTATATATTCTAGTTAA
- a CDS encoding putative exported protein — protein sequence MQIKIVTVFLLTGLLGLPLGSMAADLSKPEGAVILTVRGNISNTNANREALFDRQMLEQLPQTKITTHTPWTKGLHVYEGVLLNDLLEKVGASGHKLVAKALNDYHAEIDLAALRDYPILLAIKTDGVFMRVRDKGPIWIIYPLSDYSELDTIKRYEEMVWQLTSLEVY from the coding sequence ATGCAGATAAAAATTGTGACGGTATTTTTGTTAACCGGACTACTAGGATTACCTTTAGGGAGCATGGCCGCTGATTTATCTAAGCCAGAAGGTGCCGTCATCCTTACTGTTAGGGGAAATATTAGTAATACAAATGCTAATCGTGAGGCCCTGTTTGATCGTCAAATGTTGGAACAACTTCCCCAAACCAAAATTACTACCCACACACCTTGGACTAAAGGGCTACATGTTTATGAAGGGGTGTTGCTCAATGACTTACTAGAAAAAGTGGGGGCTTCAGGGCATAAGCTAGTAGCGAAAGCTTTGAACGATTACCATGCTGAAATTGATCTGGCTGCACTCAGGGACTACCCAATACTTCTAGCAATAAAAACTGATGGGGTTTTCATGCGAGTGCGTGATAAGGGGCCTATCTGGATTATCTACCCTTTGTCTGATTATTCAGAGCTAGATACTATTAAGCGCTATGAGGAGATGGTTTGGCAGCTTACTAGCTTGGAAGTGTATTGA
- a CDS encoding membrane protein, translating into MNKTMPYTLSHAVVALPVSVIARGRIPLAAMVVGSMSPDFPYLLALSPTEAPGHSESGVLIYCLLPSLLMLLVWYRWIEGPTLELFRLPRREWSFGKSSYFLVVLGVLIGAYSHVLWDATSHFDGLFVVNSEFWNREILSLPMYKLNQYGGGILGLAALFVWYVFAVIKNRQEQYQGKLIIGVLVYSISIVFFVLLANIVHGSTVIIEFAVRSAIGGIVGGICGMCMYAFMVHLQADKKYYNE; encoded by the coding sequence GTGAATAAAACGATGCCATACACATTATCACACGCTGTAGTTGCGCTACCTGTATCAGTCATTGCGCGGGGAAGGATTCCGCTTGCTGCGATGGTTGTAGGAAGTATGTCTCCCGACTTCCCATATCTTTTAGCACTTAGTCCAACAGAAGCTCCAGGCCATTCGGAGAGTGGGGTGCTTATTTATTGTCTTCTTCCGTCACTTTTGATGTTACTTGTTTGGTATCGATGGATTGAGGGGCCGACTCTTGAGCTATTTCGGTTACCGCGAAGGGAATGGTCATTTGGAAAGTCTTCGTATTTTTTAGTCGTGCTTGGGGTATTGATCGGTGCATACAGTCATGTATTGTGGGATGCGACAAGTCATTTTGATGGTTTGTTCGTTGTGAATAGTGAGTTCTGGAATAGAGAAATACTTTCGTTGCCCATGTACAAGTTGAACCAATACGGCGGGGGGATATTGGGCCTAGCGGCTTTGTTTGTGTGGTACGTGTTTGCAGTCATTAAAAATCGCCAAGAACAATATCAGGGTAAGTTGATCATAGGTGTGCTTGTGTATTCTATAAGCATTGTTTTTTTTGTCTTATTGGCAAATATTGTTCATGGCTCGACGGTTATTATTGAGTTCGCAGTTCGTTCTGCTATTGGTGGGATTGTGGGCGGTATTTGTGGAATGTGTATGTATGCATTTATGGTACATTTACAGGCCGATAAAAAATATTATAACGAATGA
- a CDS encoding putative exported protein: MLQKLLFITLLLVGFNAFALKQESGNLAPPGVDVYIISPADGDIVSQTFRVRFGLRGMGIAPAGIDRVKTAHHHLLIDTKVLPNLTKPLQATDKVRHFGGGQTETQLTLKPGKHTLQLLLGNYAHVPHDKPLMSTKITVTVK; this comes from the coding sequence ATGTTACAAAAATTATTGTTTATTACATTACTCCTTGTCGGATTTAATGCGTTTGCATTGAAGCAAGAATCGGGTAATTTAGCGCCGCCAGGTGTCGATGTATACATTATTAGTCCAGCAGATGGGGATATAGTTTCACAGACATTTAGGGTTAGGTTTGGTTTACGTGGAATGGGTATTGCGCCAGCGGGAATAGATCGAGTAAAAACGGCTCATCACCACTTGCTTATTGATACTAAGGTGCTGCCAAATTTGACTAAACCGTTACAAGCAACAGATAAAGTACGGCATTTTGGTGGGGGTCAAACGGAAACACAGCTAACACTAAAACCAGGTAAACATACTTTACAGTTACTGCTTGGGAATTATGCTCATGTCCCTCATGATAAACCGTTAATGTCGACGAAAATAACGGTTACGGTCAAATAG
- a CDS encoding UPF0176 protein, which yields MSVPITTKNTAQITVCALYKFVRLENFEALRAPLLAKMESQDVRGTLLLAAEGINGTIAGPQAGIDAVLSFLSQDPSLGEISFKESYNDENPFLRTKVKLKKEIVTMGVEGIDPNQVVGTYVKPKDWNALISDPEVILIDTRNDYEIEIGTFQNAVNPNTATFREFPEYVKNNLDKEKHKKVAMYCTGGIRCEKSTAYLKEQGFDDVYHLEGGILKYLEEVPKEETMWEGECFVFDGRVSVNHDLEQGECDQCFACRYPLTQDELQSEHYVKGLSCHRCHDQVTDEQRSRFAERERQMELAEKRGESHIGGEIKHIIDERRVEKAKKKAEQNAK from the coding sequence ATGTCAGTACCAATTACTACAAAAAATACCGCTCAAATTACAGTTTGTGCATTATACAAATTTGTACGTTTAGAGAATTTCGAAGCGTTACGCGCGCCTTTATTAGCAAAAATGGAAAGCCAAGATGTTCGCGGTACGCTGTTATTAGCGGCCGAGGGTATTAACGGTACAATTGCTGGGCCACAAGCAGGTATTGATGCTGTATTAAGCTTTTTATCTCAAGACCCAAGTTTGGGCGAAATCTCTTTCAAAGAATCTTATAACGATGAGAATCCGTTCTTACGTACTAAGGTTAAATTGAAAAAAGAGATCGTAACTATGGGCGTTGAAGGTATTGATCCTAACCAAGTTGTTGGTACGTATGTTAAACCGAAAGATTGGAATGCACTTATTTCTGATCCTGAAGTGATTCTGATTGATACGCGTAACGATTATGAAATTGAGATCGGTACATTCCAAAATGCTGTAAACCCGAACACAGCGACTTTCCGTGAATTTCCTGAGTATGTGAAAAACAACTTAGACAAAGAAAAGCACAAGAAAGTAGCGATGTATTGTACTGGTGGTATTCGTTGTGAGAAATCGACTGCTTATTTAAAAGAGCAAGGTTTTGATGACGTTTACCACTTAGAGGGTGGTATTCTTAAGTATCTTGAAGAAGTGCCAAAAGAAGAAACGATGTGGGAAGGTGAGTGCTTTGTATTCGATGGTCGTGTTTCTGTAAATCACGATTTAGAACAAGGCGAATGTGATCAATGCTTCGCTTGTCGTTACCCGTTAACACAAGATGAACTGCAAAGTGAGCATTACGTGAAAGGTCTTAGCTGTCACCGTTGTCATGATCAAGTGACAGATGAACAGCGTAGCCGTTTTGCTGAGCGTGAACGTCAAATGGAACTTGCTGAAAAGCGTGGTGAGTCACACATCGGTGGTGAAATTAAACACATCATTGATGAACGTCGCGTAGAAAAAGCAAAGAAAAAAGCTGAGCAAAACGCGAAGTAA
- a CDS encoding putative hydrolase, haloacid dehalogenase-like → MMTNPQLTAFIERNKLETAYLTDAAKWYTGLISAIRAHQYRAINSMITNVDRSNDKQASVLIGINGCQGSGKSTLADYLATYLTSAYKMNVAVISMDDFYYSHQQRKNLSEHEHHLLQTRGVPGTHNLSLAHSTLDKLQSANNKSTPVALPRFNKTTDNPYPESEWPVIHGAVDVIILEGWCLGVQAQTDEALLDPVNQLEASKDKYGVWRRYVNNQIKHHYTALYERLDMLVMLKAPSFNTVYQWRLEQELKLKQQALTLNSPLDRVMNESDIKRFTAYFERLTKHGLTTLPASCNWVFEMDSNHNIVHSYRPQSMQLDHYPAIFTDLDGTLLDHDSYSFTPALSTLAKLKRAAIPVIPNTSKTYAELLALRKQLDLNGPFIIENGAAIYIPVNYFSHQPIGTIQQDGYWVKSLVHSRDHWLSLLPTVPVELTTLFTSMNTMTLNDIVDATGLDEASAALASQRQYGEPILWKGNAAQKQIFIQHFKKQGATILEGGRFLHICGDCNKGKAMNWLMNQFKLFNPQQTPYSIALGDGNNDIAMLEAAQYAAIILSPVHIPPKLKRRQHLITSKSTGPTGWAEVLATLLPKLLPKVLPELELITV, encoded by the coding sequence ATGATGACAAACCCACAACTAACCGCATTTATTGAACGTAATAAGCTAGAGACTGCTTATTTAACCGATGCAGCAAAATGGTACACAGGGCTCATATCTGCAATCAGAGCGCACCAGTATCGTGCAATAAACAGTATGATAACAAATGTTGATCGTTCAAATGACAAACAAGCATCTGTTTTAATTGGTATTAATGGCTGCCAAGGCTCGGGTAAATCAACACTCGCCGATTATCTCGCGACCTATTTAACCAGTGCCTATAAAATGAATGTAGCCGTTATCTCTATGGATGATTTTTATTATAGCCACCAGCAACGTAAAAACCTATCAGAGCATGAACATCACTTATTACAAACTCGGGGGGTGCCAGGAACACATAATTTATCACTCGCGCACAGTACCTTAGATAAGCTGCAATCCGCTAACAATAAATCAACGCCAGTTGCCCTGCCTCGGTTTAATAAAACTACCGATAACCCGTACCCAGAATCAGAATGGCCAGTAATTCATGGCGCTGTCGACGTCATTATTCTTGAAGGTTGGTGCTTAGGCGTACAGGCACAAACAGATGAGGCACTATTAGACCCCGTCAACCAGCTCGAAGCATCAAAAGACAAATACGGTGTTTGGCGTCGTTATGTGAACAATCAGATCAAACATCACTACACAGCGCTTTATGAACGACTTGATATGTTAGTCATGCTTAAAGCTCCGAGCTTTAATACCGTTTACCAATGGCGACTTGAGCAAGAATTAAAATTAAAGCAGCAAGCGCTGACGCTCAATTCCCCGCTTGATCGAGTCATGAACGAATCTGATATTAAACGGTTTACAGCGTATTTCGAACGGCTCACCAAACATGGATTAACGACATTACCCGCATCATGCAATTGGGTGTTTGAAATGGACAGTAACCACAACATAGTGCACTCATACCGTCCTCAATCAATGCAGCTTGATCATTACCCTGCTATTTTTACAGATCTTGATGGTACTTTGCTCGATCATGACAGCTACAGTTTTACTCCCGCATTAAGTACGCTCGCCAAATTAAAGCGCGCTGCAATCCCCGTTATTCCAAATACCAGTAAAACCTATGCCGAATTACTCGCACTAAGAAAACAGTTAGATTTAAATGGGCCCTTTATTATTGAAAATGGTGCAGCCATTTACATCCCTGTTAACTACTTTAGCCACCAGCCTATCGGTACAATACAACAAGATGGTTACTGGGTTAAATCGCTAGTACATTCACGTGACCATTGGTTATCACTGCTGCCGACAGTGCCTGTAGAATTAACCACATTGTTTACCAGTATGAATACTATGACACTTAACGACATTGTTGATGCGACAGGATTAGATGAGGCAAGTGCAGCACTTGCAAGTCAAAGACAATATGGCGAACCCATACTCTGGAAAGGTAATGCAGCTCAGAAACAAATATTCATCCAACACTTTAAAAAACAAGGTGCTACGATTTTAGAAGGCGGACGTTTCCTACATATTTGTGGTGATTGTAATAAAGGTAAAGCAATGAACTGGTTAATGAATCAATTTAAATTATTTAATCCACAGCAAACGCCTTACTCCATTGCACTCGGTGACGGTAACAATGATATTGCCATGTTAGAAGCTGCGCAATATGCCGCAATCATTTTATCTCCAGTGCATATTCCACCTAAATTAAAACGTAGACAACACTTAATCACAAGTAAAAGTACAGGGCCAACAGGCTGGGCTGAAGTACTAGCTACATTATTACCCAAACTATTACCCAAGGTATTACCTGAGCTTGAACTAATAACGGTTTAA
- a CDS encoding putative glycosyltransferase — translation MADFYQNGVITTLHNLNQRSLEAMEAELTEFSKLRPMSLILPSLFSELEGEALPNIINHLQDVPYLNEIVIGLDRANEEQYKHALKFFGALPQHHRILWNDGPRLQALDAELAELGLAPKELGKGRNVWYCMGYTLASGKSESVALHDCDILTYDRSLLARLIYPVANPQFNYEFCKGFYARVADGKINGRVSRLLITPLLRSLKRVVGHNDYLEYMDSFRYPLAGEFSFRKDVLNDIRIPSDWGLEIGVLSEMHRNYSHNRLCQADIADVYDHKHQDLSLDNENGGLSKMSIDITKAFFRKLATQGHTFTNENFRTIKATYYRIALDFVETYYNDAVMNGLTLDIHSEEEAVEMFAQNIMIAGQNFLDNPMEKPFMPSWNRVISAMPDVLERLKEAVELDRAEFIAQL, via the coding sequence ATGGCTGATTTTTATCAAAATGGTGTAATTACAACACTACATAACCTAAACCAACGTTCATTAGAAGCAATGGAAGCAGAACTCACTGAATTTTCAAAACTGCGTCCTATGTCCTTAATTCTCCCATCGCTATTCTCTGAGTTAGAAGGTGAAGCACTGCCTAATATTATTAATCATTTACAAGATGTCCCGTATTTAAACGAAATTGTGATCGGCTTAGACCGCGCTAATGAAGAACAATATAAACACGCGTTAAAATTCTTCGGCGCATTGCCACAGCATCACCGTATTTTGTGGAATGATGGCCCTCGCCTGCAAGCGCTTGATGCTGAACTTGCTGAACTTGGCTTAGCGCCCAAAGAATTAGGCAAAGGCCGTAATGTCTGGTACTGCATGGGTTACACACTTGCATCAGGGAAATCAGAATCAGTGGCGTTACATGATTGCGACATTCTAACCTACGACAGATCACTGCTCGCACGCTTGATTTATCCCGTTGCGAACCCGCAATTTAACTATGAATTTTGTAAAGGTTTTTACGCTCGCGTTGCAGACGGTAAAATTAATGGGCGTGTTTCTAGATTACTCATTACGCCATTATTACGCTCACTTAAACGCGTTGTCGGCCATAACGATTACCTTGAATACATGGATAGTTTCCGTTATCCGCTCGCAGGTGAGTTTTCATTCCGTAAAGATGTACTTAACGATATTCGTATCCCAAGTGACTGGGGATTAGAGATCGGAGTATTGTCAGAAATGCACCGTAATTATTCCCATAATCGATTATGCCAAGCTGATATTGCTGATGTATACGATCACAAACATCAAGATCTATCATTGGATAATGAAAATGGCGGTTTATCAAAAATGTCGATTGATATTACCAAGGCATTCTTCCGTAAGTTGGCGACTCAAGGTCATACCTTCACCAATGAAAATTTCCGCACTATCAAAGCAACCTATTACCGTATAGCCTTAGATTTTGTTGAAACTTACTATAATGATGCAGTCATGAATGGCCTGACTCTCGACATTCACTCAGAAGAAGAAGCGGTTGAAATGTTTGCGCAGAACATCATGATCGCAGGGCAGAACTTCCTCGATAACCCAATGGAAAAACCGTTTATGCCTAGCTGGAACCGCGTAATATCGGCAATGCCTGACGTATTAGAACGCCTCAAGGAAGCTGTTGAACTAGATAGAGCTGAGTTCATTGCTCAACTATAA